A DNA window from Coffea arabica cultivar ET-39 chromosome 6c, Coffea Arabica ET-39 HiFi, whole genome shotgun sequence contains the following coding sequences:
- the LOC113691425 gene encoding ribosome biogenesis regulatory protein homolog, with translation MAEYEIDLGNLMAFDPHRSFSSPPSSREELVKESLEQGTKLVQAVADTLFVLPSTEDPDGPIVTLPPPTTRLPREKPLPKPKAPTRWELFAKKKGIQKHKKDKVAFDEQTGTWKRRHGYDRVNDDKDVPIIEAKMNDEPGEDPFAKRREEKKKRVDKQEKNRLHNLKQAAKSGALPSHIQLAATALPITGSQAAPKKVGKDELQNVAGMAASATASGGKFDKKLPGEKPTKHEKKYRKFLPAAEGSGMSSLEKQQTEKVLNKLISKNSHEILNVEKAVTMYNVTEEKKRRSQKGKSFSSSSKLKPNKKSFKKMPKKGSSNKGKSK, from the exons ATGGCAGAATACGAGATTGACTTGGGCAACCTCATGGCCTTCGACCCTCATCGCAGCTTTTCCTCTCCTCCATCCTCCAG GGAGGAACTAGTGAAGGAAAGCCTAGAACAGGGGACAAAGTTGGTTCAAGCTGTTGCAGATACTCTCTTTGTCTTGCCTTCCACTGAGGACCCAGATGGTCCAATCGTCACGTTGCCTCCTCCTACAACCAGACTCCCTCGAGAGAAGCCG CTACCCAAACCAAAAGCTCCGACAAGATGGGAACTGTTTGCCAAAAAGAAAG GCATCCAAAAGCACAAAAAAGACAAGGTTGCATTTGATGAACAAACGGGCACTTGGAAGCGTCGCCATGGTTATGATCGTGTCAATGATGACAAAGATGTACCAATCATTGAGGCCAAGATGAATGATG AGCCAGGGGAAGATCCTTTTGCAAAGAGAcgagaagagaagaaaaagagagttgataaacaagagaaaaatcgTTTGCATAACTTGAAACAAGCTGCAAAGTCTGGTGCTTTACCAAG TCATATTCAACTTGCCGCCACTGCATTACCTATAACAGGAAGTCAAGCTGCTCCTAAAAAGGTTGGCAAGGATGAACTACAGAATGTTGCTGGGATGGCAGCATCTGCAACAGCCAGTGGTGGGAAGTTTGACAAGAAGTTGCCTGGCGAAAAACCCACTAAACATGAAAAGAAATATCGCAAG TTTCTACCCGCTGCTGAAGGATCTGGAATGAGTTCCTTGGAGAAGCAGCAAACGGAGAAAGTCCTTAACAAGTTGATCTCAAAGAATTCCCATGAGATTCTTAACGTTGAAAAG GCTGTAACCATGTACAATGTGACCGAGGAGAAGAAACGTAGGAGTCAAAAGGGGAAGTCATTCTCAAGCTCGAGCAAGTTGAAGCCCAACAAGAAATCTTTCAAGAAAATGCCGAAAAAGGGTTCCTCAAATAAAGGGAAATCAAAATGA
- the LOC113691576 gene encoding DEAD-box ATP-dependent RNA helicase 37-like, with amino-acid sequence MPWNESTRSPRPIPSAYLPPHLRHQPTFTVTIPTSLARSSSRRGGGGGGRGRGRGFRGGRAPNPPRSYGRSRRNFSDDDPNPYNQKIMPEPPFDISEKFDELEVIDDDPSGVNNINAYDETPVETSGFDVPPPVTSFSEIDFCSGLSDNIKRCQFVKPTPIQRYAIPVAMAGRDLMACAQTGSGKTAAFCFPIITRILRDHHQLKSPTKKIDRNGGGGGFSLKTIMACPLALILAPTRELSCQIHEEAKKFSYKTGVKVVVAYGGAPIVQQFRNLEKGVDILVATPGRLVDMIERAKVSLKNVKYLALDEADRMLDMGFEPQVRKIVQQMEMPPAGVRQTMLFSATFPIEIQRLASDFLSNYIFLAAGKVGSSTDLIAQRVEYVHDADKKNHLLNLLRAQRANGKHALTLVFVETKKGADALQSWLSMKGFPSMAIHGDKVQMERERALKSFRSGLTPILVATDVAARGLDIPHVAHVINFDLPRDIGDYVHRIGRTGRAGKPGLATAFFSDKNAPLAKALVELMQEANQEIPPWLNEYTETSHAYGSGGSRSSRFSGVKFGGHNYRRGADNENYDYSNQFEDGTALESYPSQSSPYSSHDSRADFPTSSRADSFHEGFYGHMLDHRTVVASGWD; translated from the exons ATGCCGTGGAACGAATCAACTCGCTCACCTCGACCCATCCCATCTGCATATCTTCCACCCCACCTCCGCCATCAACCCACCTTTACAGTCACCATTCCCACCTCACTGGCCCGCTCTTCCTCCCGCCGAGGAGGAGGGGGAGGAGGGCGGGGGCGTGGGCGTGGCTTTCGCGGTGGTAGAGCTCCGAACCCACCCCGATCATACGGCCGATCCAGACGAAACTTCTCCGACGATGACCCGAATCCATATAACCAGAAGATCATGCCCGAACCACCCTTTGATATTTCTGAGAAATTTGATGAGCTGGAGGTCATAGACGATGACCCTTCGGGCGTAAATAATATCAATGCGTACGATGAAACTCCGGTGGAAACGAGTGGGTTCGACGTCCCTCCGCCGGTGACGTCGTTTTCCGAGATTGATTTCTGCTCGGGGCTCAGTGATAACATCAAGAGATGTCAGTTTGTGAAGCCGACGCCGATACAGCGTTACGCCATCCCGGTGGCGATGGCCGGAAGGGACCTCATGGCTTGTGCTCAAACCGGGTCGGGCAAGACTGCGGCGTTTTGCTTTCCTATTATCACTAGGATCCTGAGGGACCATCATCAACTGAAAAGCCCCACGAAAAAAATTGACAGGAATGGTGGTGGAGGAGGCTTCAGTTTGAAGACGATCATGGCATGTCCTCTGGCCCTCATACTAGCTCCTACTCGGGAGTTGTCTTGTCAG ATACATGAGGAAGCCAAAAAGTTTTCCTACAAAACTGGAGTGAAGGTTGTCGTGGCATATGGAGGCGCACCTATTGTTCAGCAG TTTCGCAATCTGGAAAAAGGTGTTGACATATTGGTTGCAACTCCCGGACGTCTGGTTGATATGATAGAAAGAGCAAAAGTATCTTTGAAGAATGTCAAGTATTTGGCTCTGGATGAGGCTGATAGAATGTTGGATATGGGCTTTGAGCCTCAAGTTAGGAAGATCGTTCAGCAAATGGAAATGCCTCCTGCAGGTGTAAGGCAGACAATGCTTTTCAGTGCAACATTCCctattgaaattcaa AGGCTTGCATCAGATTTTCTTTCAAACTACATTTTTCTAGCTGCAGGGAAGGTTGGATCTAGTACCGATCTCATAGCTCAAAGAGTAGAATATGTTCATGATGCGGACAAGAAAAACCATTTGTTGAACCTTTTAAGAGCCCAACGAGCAAATGGAAAG CATGCTTTGACGTTAGTTTttgtggaaacaaagaaaggAGCTGATGCCTTGCAATCCTGGTTGTCGATGAAAGGGTTTCCATCAATGGCTATTCATGGTGACAAAGTACAAATG GAAAGAGAACGGGCATTGAAATCTTTTAGAAGCGGTCTGACTCCCATTCTGGTAGCAACAGATGTCGCAGCACGAGGCTTGGACATTCCACATGTTGCTCATGTCATAAACTTTGACTTGCCAAGGGACATAGGTGACTACGTTCACAGGATAGGTCGGACTGGGCGTGCTGGCAAACCTGGACTAGCAACGGCATTTTTCAGTGACAAGAATGCACCTCTTGCAAAGGCTCTTGTTGAACTGATGCAGgaagcaaatcaagaaattcctcCCTGGCTCAATGAATACACTGAGACATCTCATGCCTACGGTAGTGGCGGGAGTCGATCAAGCCGCTTCAGTGGTGTAAAGTTTGGTGGCCACAATTACCGAAGAGGTGCAGACAATGAGAACTATGACTACTCGAACCAGTTTGAGGATGGAACTGCTCTAGAATCTTATCCTTCACAATCTAGTCCATATTCTTCGCATGATTCTCGTGCTGATTTTCCTACATCTTCCCGAGCAGATTCGTTTCATGAAGGCTTCTATGGTCACATGTTGGACCACCGTACTGTTGTTGCCAGTGGGTGGGATTGA
- the LOC140008608 gene encoding F-box/kelch-repeat protein At1g55270-like, protein MHTDCLYVAGGENDGIHRSLRSAEVYDPNKNRWSIICEMSTAMVPFIGVVYEGKWFLKGLGSHRQVLSELYQPETDRWYPVYDGMVAGWRNPSTSMNGHLYALECKDGCKLRVYDEATDSWSKHIDSKMHLGNSKALEAAALLPLNGKLCIIRNNMSISVVDVSKSDDSRSGAPAEHLWETISGKGQLKTLVTNFLSGLAGRNRVKHHIVHCQVLQA, encoded by the exons atGC ACACGGACTGTTTATATGTAGCTGGTGGAGAAAATGACGGGATTCATCGGTCACTTAGATCAGCTGAAGTTTATGATCCCAACAAGAACAGATGGTCCATTATTTGTGAGATGAGTACAGCAATGGTGCCCTtcattggtgttgtttatgagGGCAAGTGGTTCTTGAAGGGGCTAGGATCTCATCGACAGGTTCTTAGTGAGCTCTACCAACCCGAAACTGACAGGTGGTACCCTGTGTATGATGGAATGGTAGCAGGCTGGAGGAACCCTAGCACTTCAATGAATGGGCATCTGTATGCATTGGAGTGTAAGGATGGCTGCAAACTTAGGGTATATGATGAAGCAACTGATTCTTGGAGCAAGCACATAGATAGTAAGATGCATTTGGGTAATTCCAAAGCTTTGGAGGCAGCTGCACTCCTCCCTCTGAATGGAAAGTTGTGCATCATCCGGAACAACATGAGTATTTCTGTGGTTGATGTTTCCAAATCTGATGACAGTAGGAGTGGAGCCCCAGCGGAACATTTATGGGAAACTATTTCGGGAAAAGGGCAGTTGAAGACTTTGGTTACAAATTTCTTGTCAGGCCTTGCAGGTAGGAATCGTGTTAAACATCATATAGTTCATTGCCAGGTTCTTCAGGCTTGA
- the LOC113693607 gene encoding adenine nucleotide transporter BT1, chloroplastic/mitochondrial-like has product MGRIRLNGVENNGDLLFPNSGIGFLWCPLDEGHKPSGFFASVGQMGTGFGMSPNSPNSVGSDFKLPHASFFEKSILPEPGLKVGEVPDLLVGDEMELEEQGVLKKKKAKRGGLKLRIKVGNSSLRRLISGAIAGAVSRTSVAPLETIRTHLMVGSCGTSTGEVFQNIMNNEGWQGLFRGNLVNVIRVAPSKAIELFAYDTVKKQLTPKTGEEPQQPIPASLIAGAVAGISSTLVTYPLELLKTRLTVQRGVYKSFLDAFLKIVREEGPAELYRGLTPSLIGVVPYAGSNYFAYDSLRKAYKQVFKQEEIGNVATLLIGSAAGAISSSATFPLEVARKHMQAGALNGRQYRNMLHALISILEHEGVPGLYRGLGPSCMKLVPAAGISFMCYEACKRILVENEDDS; this is encoded by the exons ATGGGTAGAATAAGATTGAATGGTGTTGAGAACAATGGGGATTTGTTGTTTCCGAATTCTGGGATTGGGTTTTTGTGGTGTCCCCTAGATGAAGGTCACAAGCCAAGTGGATTTTTTGCTAGTGTGGGGCAGATGGGGACGGGTTTTGGTATGTCCCCGAATTCTCCAAATTCTGTTGGTAGTGACTTCAAGCTTCCGCACGCCAGTTTCTTTGAGAAATCTATATTGCCAGAGCCCGGTTTAAAGGTTGGTGAGGTACCAGATTTGCTGGTTGGTGATGAAATGGAATTAGAAGAGCAAGGggtattgaagaagaagaaggctaAAAGGGGTGGTCTTAAATTGAGGATAAAAGTCGGGAATTCATCACTGAGGAGGTTGATCAGTGGAGCAATTGCTGGTGCAGTATCGCGGACGTCTGTTGCGCCGCTGGAGACAATAAGGACACATTTAATGGTGGGGAGCTGTGGAACCTCAACTGGCGAAGTGTTCCAGAATATTATGAATAATGAAGGATGGCAAGGCTTATTTAGGGGTAATCTGGTGAATGTCATCCGTGTTGCGCCAAGCAAGGCAATTGAG CTATTTGCTTATGACACAGTCAAGAAGCAGTTGACACCTAAGACTGGAGAGGAGCCACAACAACCTATTCCCGCTTCTTTAATTGCAGGTGCTGTTGCTGGAATCAGCTCAACTTTAGTCACGTATCCACTTGAGttgctcaaaactcgactcacCGTGCAG AGGGGTGTATACAAGAGTTTCTTGGATGCTTTTCTGAAAATTGTGCGAGAGGAGGGACCGGCAGAGCTGTATAGAGGCCTCACTCCAAGCTTAATTGGTGTAGTCCCATATGCTGGCAGCAATTATTTTGCCTATGACTCGTTAAGGAAGGCCTACAAGCAAGTTTTCAAACAGGAGGAAATTGGAAATGTTGCAACCCTCCTAATTGGATCGGCAGCTGGTGCAATTTCAAGTAGTGCAACTTTCCCGCTTGAGGTGGCGCGTAAACACATGCAAGCAGGTGCTCTGAATGGGAGGCAATATAGGAACATGCTTCATGCCCTTATAAGCATACTTGAACACGAAGGTGTACCTGGTTTGTACAGGGGCCTGGGCCCAAGCTGCATGAAATTAGTACCTGCTGCTGGAATTTCATTCATGTGTTACGAGGCATGCAAGAGGATACTGgttgaaaatgaagatgattcatAG
- the LOC113691893 gene encoding probable ethanolamine kinase isoform X1 → MGAVNIWNAIEVAESHTSDIPSSSLTIDHSLPPSDMKPRIVELCKDLFKKWSNLDESHFSVERVSGGITNLLLKVSVVEKNGNIVNITVRLYGPNTEYVINRERELQAIPYLSAAGFGAKLLGIFANGMVQSFIDARTLAPPDMREPKLAAEIAKQLRKFHQVDIPGSKEPQLWNDIFKFYGKASNLNFDDFEEQKKYETISFKEIISEIIELKELTGCLDAPVVYAHNDLLSGNLMLNDDEERLYIIDFEYGSYSYRGFDIGNHFNEYAGYDCDYSLCPNKDEQHHFFRHYLDPERPEEVSDKDLEALYIETNMYMLASHLYWALWALIQAKMSPIDFDYLGYFFLRYGEFRRQKETCFSLAKAYLSRSHTR, encoded by the exons ATGGGGGCAGTCAATATCTGGAACGCCATCGAAGTTGCAGAGAGCCATACCTCTGACATTCCGTCGTCTTCCCTCACCATCGACCACTCCCTACCGCCTTCCGATATGAAGCCGCGGATCGT AGAGCTGTGCAAGGACCTGTTCAAGAAGTGGTCTAATTTGGACGAGTCTCACTTCTCTGTTGAGAGAGTTTCCGGTGGCATAACAAATCTAT TGCTAAAGGTTTCTGTTGTGGAAAAAAACGGGAATATTGTCAATATTACAGTAAGGTTGTATGGTCCTAATACTGAGTACGTCATCAATCGTGAAAGGGAACTACAG GCTATCCCATACCTTTCAGCAGCAGGATTTGGTGCAAAGTTACTTGGAATATTTGCGAATGGAATGGTGCAGTCATTTATTGATGCACGAACTCTGGCTCCACCTG ACATGAGAGAGCCAAAGCTAGCAGCTGAAATTGCTAAACAACTTCGTAAGTTTCATCAGGTGGATATACCAGGTTCTAAAGAACCTCAACTGTGGAATGACATCTTCAAATTCTATGGAAAAG CGTCAAACCTCAACTTTGATGATTTTGAGGAGCAGAAGAAGTATGAAACAATTtcatttaaagaaataattagTGAAATCATTGAGCTCAAG GAATTGACTGGATGTCTTGATGCCCCAGTAGTCTATGCTCATAATGACTTGCTTTCAGGAAATTTGATGCTTAATGATGATGAAG AAAGACTCTACATCATTGATTTTGAGTATGGATCATATAGTTACAGAGGTTTTGACATTGGGAATCACTTTAACGAATATGCTGGCTATGATTGTGACTACAGCTT GTGCCCAAACAAGGATGAACAACATCATTTCTTCAGACACTATTTAGACCCTGAAAGACCAGAGGAG GTATCTGACAAAGATTTGGAAGCTCTTTATATCGAGACAAATATGTACATGTTAGCATCACACTTGTATTGGGCGTTATGGGCTTTAATCCAG GCAAAAATGTCTCCAATTGATTTCGACTATCTTGGTTATTTTTTCTTGCGGTATGGCGAGTTCAGAAGGCAGAAAGAAACCTGTTTCTCATTGGCAAAAGCATACTTGTCAAGATCTCACACACGGTGA
- the LOC113694141 gene encoding uncharacterized protein, with protein sequence MMRLLLSKTASTRNSLHFSQFNSQRGMHSRNKKAMEFIAKGWNALKEVDRVIDYCDLNDHRLIPMLRTAKENFELALEADNSNTHARYWLSKLHLKYHAPGACKAIGAALLVEAADMGDKDAQYELGCRLRVENDYVQSDQQAFYYLEKAVDQLHPGALYLLGAVYLTGDCVKKDVASAIWCFHRASERGHAGAAIAYGSLLLRGAEVPESLKRFSTKRRSLTRIQRNKGERSELNPLEMARDQFEIAAKGGCDLGFSWLKRLEEEEKRVTAP encoded by the exons ATGATGAGATTACTGCTCTCAAAGACGGCTTCTACAAGGAATAGCCTTCATTTTTCCCAGTTCAATTCTCAA AGAGGCATGCATAGTAGAAACAAGAAAGCAATGGAGTTCATTGCCAAAGGATGGAATGCTCTGAAGGAAGTTGATAGAGTGATAGATTATTGTGATCTTAATGACCACCGTCTCATCCCTATGCTTAGG ACAGCAAAGGAGAACTTTGAATTGGCCCTAGAGGCTGACAACTCAAACACCCATGCAAGATATTGGTTGTCAAAACTGCATCTGAAATATCATGCCCCTGGTGCATGTAAAGCTAT AGGAGCTGCTTTGTTAGTGGAAGCTGCTGACATGGGTGATAAAGATGCGCAATATGAATTAGGTTGCCGACTCAGAGTTGAG AATGACTATGTTCAATCAGATCAACAGGCTTTCTACTATTTAGAGAAGGCAGTCGACCAG TTGCATCCAGGTGCTCTTTACCTCTTAGGTGCTGTCTATTTGACTGGAGATTGTGTGAAGAAAGATGTTGCATCTGCTATATGGTGTTTCCATAGGGCTTCTGAGAGG GGTCATGCTGGAGCCGCCATAGCGTATGGGTCCCTGCTTCTTAGAG GTGCGGAAGTTCCAGAATCGCTAAAAAGATTTAGTACAAAAAGGAGATCCCTGACCAGAATACAAAGAAATAAGGGGGAAAGGAGCGAGCTTAATCCACTTGAGATGGCGAGAGATCAATTTGAAATAGCTGCAAAAGGAGGATGCGACCTTGGTTTTAGCTGGCTGAAAAGGCTCGAGGAGGAAGAGAAGCGCGTTACGGCTCCGTGA
- the LOC140004345 gene encoding ras-related protein RABB1c-like — MSYDYLFKYIVIGDAGVGKSCLLKQFTSKRFEQGHDPTMGAEFGTRIIRADKKKTKLHVWGTAGQEKFRSITQSFYRGAAGAVLVYDVTSRESFAHLASWLKDLKELANKNMTIMLIGNKSDLDGSRAVSTEEGSEFAQKHGLIFIECSARTAQNVEEAFVSTAIAIHKTVQGGDSEGLEDRGIRVRHRSISGLGDWAASQRGSCCN; from the coding sequence ATGTCGTACGATTATCTCTTCAAATACATTGTAATAGGAGATGCCGGAGTTGGTAAATCGTGCCTTCTTAAGCAGTTCACCAGCAAACGATTTGAACAGGGGCACGATCCGACCATGGGTGCTGAGTTTGGAACTAGAATCATCAGAGCGgacaagaagaaaacaaaacttcACGTGTGGGGCACGGCAGGCCAGGAGAAGTTCAGGTCAATAACGCAGAGTTTCTACAGAGGTGCTGCTGGGGCAGTCCTAGTTTATGATGTCACGAGCAGGGAAAGTTTTGCTCATCTTGCTTCTTGGTTGAAGGACCTCAAGGAACTTGCTAACAAAAACATGACCATAATGCTGATAGGCAACAAGTCTGACTTGGATGGCAGTAGGGCCGTCAGCACCGAAGAAGGCTCAGAATTTGCCCAGAAGCATGGTTTAATATTCATCGAGTGCTCAGCAAGGACTGCTCAAAATGTTGAAGAAGCGTTCGTAAGCACAGCCATAGCGATACATAAGACCGTCCAAGGTGGAGATTCTGAGGGGTTAGAAGATCGAGGCATAAGAGTTCGACATAGAAGCATATCAGGACTAGGAGACTGGGCGGCTTCTCAAAGAGGATCTTgttgtaattaa
- the LOC113691893 gene encoding probable ethanolamine kinase isoform X2, producing the protein MGAVNIWNAIEVAESHTSDIPSSSLTIDHSLPPSDMKPRIVELCKDLFKKWSNLDESHFSVERVSGGITNLLLKVSVVEKNGNIVNITVRLYGPNTEYVINRERELQAIPYLSAAGFGAKLLGIFANGMVQSFIDARTLAPPDMREPKLAAEIAKQLRKFHQVDIPGSKEPQLWNDIFKFYGKASNLNFDDFEEQKKYETISFKEIISEIIELKELTGCLDAPVVYAHNDLLSGNLMLNDDEERLYIIDFEYGSYSYRGFDIGNHFNEYAGYDCDYSLCPNKDEQHHFFRHYLDPERPEEEVNCDGCQMPIAGR; encoded by the exons ATGGGGGCAGTCAATATCTGGAACGCCATCGAAGTTGCAGAGAGCCATACCTCTGACATTCCGTCGTCTTCCCTCACCATCGACCACTCCCTACCGCCTTCCGATATGAAGCCGCGGATCGT AGAGCTGTGCAAGGACCTGTTCAAGAAGTGGTCTAATTTGGACGAGTCTCACTTCTCTGTTGAGAGAGTTTCCGGTGGCATAACAAATCTAT TGCTAAAGGTTTCTGTTGTGGAAAAAAACGGGAATATTGTCAATATTACAGTAAGGTTGTATGGTCCTAATACTGAGTACGTCATCAATCGTGAAAGGGAACTACAG GCTATCCCATACCTTTCAGCAGCAGGATTTGGTGCAAAGTTACTTGGAATATTTGCGAATGGAATGGTGCAGTCATTTATTGATGCACGAACTCTGGCTCCACCTG ACATGAGAGAGCCAAAGCTAGCAGCTGAAATTGCTAAACAACTTCGTAAGTTTCATCAGGTGGATATACCAGGTTCTAAAGAACCTCAACTGTGGAATGACATCTTCAAATTCTATGGAAAAG CGTCAAACCTCAACTTTGATGATTTTGAGGAGCAGAAGAAGTATGAAACAATTtcatttaaagaaataattagTGAAATCATTGAGCTCAAG GAATTGACTGGATGTCTTGATGCCCCAGTAGTCTATGCTCATAATGACTTGCTTTCAGGAAATTTGATGCTTAATGATGATGAAG AAAGACTCTACATCATTGATTTTGAGTATGGATCATATAGTTACAGAGGTTTTGACATTGGGAATCACTTTAACGAATATGCTGGCTATGATTGTGACTACAGCTT GTGCCCAAACAAGGATGAACAACATCATTTCTTCAGACACTATTTAGACCCTGAAAGACCAGAGGAG GAAGTTAACTGTGATGGCTGTCAAATGCCAATTGCAGGGAGATGA
- the LOC113692730 gene encoding chaperone protein dnaJ 49-like → MDGNKDEALKCLKIAQDSIESGDKNRASKFLQKARRLDPSIDIDSFLSDLNGSGSENPSSDINENRSNSPDKRDSGPRRRASVNGSSGSSSTSATTSMAYTEEQATIVREIKKKKDFYEILGVEKSCSVEDVKKAYRKLSLKVHPDKNKAPAAEEVFKMVSRAFQCLSNEESRKKYDLVGSDEPVYETRANRRGPGGMQGFNGFYYDGEVDADEIFRNFFFGGMHPATRTQFGGFSFGPGVEVRMGGDRGSNGLWRTLIQLLPVILILLLNFIPSQQPVYSLSRSYPYDYRLTTEKGVNYYVKPSNFEKEYPLNSQQRTELEQQVEGEYYRILAHNCRLEWQQLHWGYRRETPNCDALKRFEAIA, encoded by the coding sequence ATGGATGGAAACAAAGACGAAGCTCTGAAATGCTTGAAAATCGCCCAAGATTCAATCGAATCAGGCGATAAAAACAGGGCCTCCAAATTCCTCCAGAAAGCTCGTCGTTTGGACCCATCAATCGATATCGATAGTTTCTTATCAGATCTCAATGGCTCAGGATCGGAAAACCCTTCCTCGGACATCAACGAAAACCGCTCAAATTCACCTGATAAAAGAGATAGTGGTCCCCGTCGTAGGGCTTCCGTAAATGGGTCATCGGGTTCTTCGTCAACGTCAGCCACTACTTCGATGGCTTATACGGAAGAACAGGCTACGATTGTGAGGgaaattaagaagaaaaaagactTTTATGAGATATTGGGGGTGGAAAAAAGTTGTAGTGTTGAGGATGTGAAGAAGGCGTATCGGAAGTTATCCTTAAAAGTCCATCCTGATAAAAATAAGGCCCCGGCGGCAGAGGAGGTGTTCAAGATGGTTTCAAGAGCTTTTCAGTGTTTGAGTAATGAGGAGAGTAGGAAAAAGTATGATCTTGTTGGCTCTGATGAGCCAGTTTATGAGACTCGTGCTAATAGGCGTGGTCCAGGTGGAATGCAAGGGTTTAATGGGTTTTATTATGATGGAGAAGTTGATGCTGATGAGATTTTCAGGAATTTCTTCTTCGGTGGAATGCATCCAGCTACAAGGACTCAGTTTGGTGGGTTTAGCTTTGGTCCAGGCGTTGAGGTGAGAATGGGTGGTGATCGTGGGTCGAATGGATTATGGAGGACTTTGATTCAATTGTTGCCAGTTATTTTGATTTTGCTGTTGAATTTCATTCCCTCACAGCAGCCAGTTTATTCTCTTTCGAGGTCTTATCCCTATGATTATCGGTTGACTACTGAGAAGGGCGTAAATTATTATGTGAAGCCAAGTAATTTTGAAAAGGAGTATCCGCTTAATAGTCAACAGAGAACAGAGCTCGAGCAACAAGTTGAGGGTGAATATTATAGGATCCTTGCACATAATTGTAGACTTGAGTGGCAACAGCTTCACTGGGGCTATAGACG
- the LOC113693608 gene encoding uncharacterized protein At2g34160, with protein MEEVTAAVNNINISGGGGGGGGDLHKKNRIQVSNTKKPLFFYVNLAKRYMQQHNEVELSALGLAISTVVSVAEILKNNGFAVEKKIMTSTVEMRDDSRGRPISKAKIEIVLGKTEKFDELMAAASEREAAEAEEQS; from the exons ATGGAGGAGGTAACAGCCGCGGTAAACAACATTAACATCAGCggtggcggcggcggcggcggcggagATCTTCATAAAAAGAATCGCATTCAGGTCTCTAACACCAAAAAACCCTTGTTTTTCTACGTCAACCTCGCCAAG AGGTATATGCAGCAACACAATGAGGTGGAGCTGTCTGCTCTTGGCTTAG CTATTTCCACAGTTGTCAgtgttgctgaaattttgaagaatAATGGATTTGCTGTGGAAAAGA AAATTATGACATCTACTGTTGAAATGAGAGATGATTCAAGAGGTCGTCCCATCTCAAAGGCCAAA ATTGAGATAGTGCTGGGGAAGACGGAAAAATTTGACGAATTAATGGCAGCAGCATCAGAGAGGGAAGCTGCAGAAGCTGAGGAGCAGAGTTGA